GGGCGGCACCAACCGCATCATCGAGTACTTCGGTCCGGGCACCCAGTCCATCTCGACCACCGGCAAGGGCACCATCACCAACATGGGGGCCGAGCTCGGCGCCACCACCTCCATCTTCCCCTATGACAGCCGGGCCAAGACCTATCTCGACGCCACCCAGCGGGCGCGCATCGCCACCCTTGCCGAGGCCAACAAGGACCTCCTCACGGCGGATCCCGAAGTCGCCGCCGATCCGGACGGCTTCTTCGATCTGGTCATCGAGATCGACCTCGACACCCTCGAGCCGCACATCGTCGGCCCGTTTTCACCCGATCTGGCTCGACCGGTGTCGCAGATGGCGGCGGACGTCCGGGAGCACGGCTACCCGGACACACTCACCGCCGGACTCATCGGATCCTGCACCAACTCGTCCTACGAGGACCTCACCCGCGCCGCCGATGTCGCTCAGCAGGCGCTCGATGCCGGGGCACAGATAAAAACAGCTCTTTGGGTCACCCCTGGCTCGGAGCAGATCGAGGCCACAATCGAGCGCGACGGCCAGATGGCAACGCTCGACCGCCTGGGTGCGAAGGTTCTCGCGAACGCATGCGGCCCGTGTATCGGCCAGTGGCATCGCGAAGACATCGAAGACGGCACGGTGAACTCGATCATCAGCTCGTTCAACCGCAACTTCGCCAAGCGCAACGACGGCAACCCGCAAACGAACTCCTTCCTAACGAGCCCGGAGATCGTCGTCGCCTACGCGCTGGCAGGAAACCTCACTACCAACCCTCTGACCGAAGAGCTGTCGGCCCCGGACGGAGGCACCTATCGACTGCGGGCACCGGCGCCGGCGCCCGAGGTCCCGGAGGACGGTTTCGTCTTCAAGGCCGAGGGATACCTGGCACCGCCCGAGGACCGCGCATCGGTCGAGGTCAAGGTCCGCGAAGGATCCGAACGCCTGGAGCTGCTCGAGCCCTTCCCGGCGTGGGATGGCGAGGACTACGAGAAGATGCCGGTCCTCCTCAAGGCACGCGGCAAATGCACCACCGACCACATCTCTCAGGCCGGGCCGTGGCTCAGATTCCGCGGCCACCTCGACAACATCTCTGACAACCTCTTTCTCGGGGCCATCAATTCGTTCACGGACGACCCCGGCTATGGCGTCGATATTGAAACGGGCGAGACCAAGCAGCTCCCGAAGCTCGCGCGGGACTACAAGGAACGGGGTATCCGCTGGGTGGCGATCGGGGACGAGAACTACGGTGAAGGCTCGTCCCGCGAGCACGCCGCGATGGAACCACGTCACATGGCGGGCACGGCGATCATCGCCCGTTCTTTCGCACGCATCGCCGAAACCAACCTCAAGAAACAGGGCATGCTGCCACTCCGATTCGCCGATCCGGCGGACTACGAGAAGATCCTGGTCGATGACCGCCTCTCGTTGACCGGCCTCTCCGGAATCAGCCCCGGCAAGCCGATTACCGCGGTCCTCCACCATGCCGACGGCACAGAAGAGAGCTTTCTCCTCGAGCACAGCTTGAACGAGGAGCAGGTGGAGTGGTTCAAGGCCGGCAGCGCGCTGAATGTGTTGAGGAATAAGTAGCTATTCGCTTTTAGCCATGAGCTGTTAGCTGTGAGCCTATCGCAGGCGATCACTCGATTGCGTGGGCTTCGATCATCGATAAGATCGGCGAGTGGGATATCGCCAAGACGTCTCGATCAAGCCACCGAGTCAAAGTGAGCTGCTGACGGTTAACAGCCAACGTCGATTTTCTTGGATTGAAGCGAACACGCGAAATCTATGAGGTGCATCACACGCATCGCGTTGACGCAAGTTATTTGTTCTGAGAACATCGAATGATGACCGAGACAAACGTCCGCCAACCCGTCGCGCCGGTTGCAGACCTGGATTTTCTCAGGGTTTTCCTGCCTTACGAGCTGCGCCTGGCCCAGCGGCAGGCCATGGTTTCGAGTTCGAAATCGGCAGACGGCGCGCCCGAATCGTGCCTCGGCATCTACCTTGTGCGGCTCGAGCCCATGTCCGGCGACTGGTTTCCCACCGCGGGCGACGGCGGTCGGCAGATCGGCAGCCACATCCAGCAACTCCTGGCGAACGTCATTCGCGATTCGGACATCCCGGTCCGCTTGAGTGACCAAGAGCACCTCGCAATTCTCCGCGACCTCGACCCGCAGCACACCTACGCCGTCAGCCAGCGGTTCCTGACCTCCGCCTCCGATTCCGACCTTCTCCGCGCGGCGAACCTCCGCACCCGCGTCGGCTATGTCATCTACCCGCTCTCGAGCCAGCCCAACTACCCGCCGTCCCAGTGGGAAAACATCATCGAGCTGACCCGGAGGATGAGCGCCTACGGGGAACCGTCCGGGCGCGCCACCGGGTACGGGCTTGTACGCGGCCCCGACATGGCGGAGACCGGCATTCCGGAGAGCGACCTCATTCCGCTGGCGATTCGCGACCCCGAAGCGCTCGTCGCACCCGGACTCCTGCAGATTCAGCGCATCCATTTGCTCTCGCAAATGGAGTAGAGCGATCCGCCTGGTTTGATTCCAGTCACGACAAACCGTCGAGACGATTCTGCCAAACCCGAAACCGAGGTAACGTCGGCTCCCGCTGGAGTGAAGGGCTTCGTCCGGCACCACGACTCGAAAGCCGAACCGACGAATTGCGAGGGCCGCGAGACGCCATGAGATGGTGCTCGCTCGCGTGCGCCAGATCTCGGTGTATCGCGGCCCGCAGCAGAAGCCCGAAAACGACAGCGGGCAGACGCAGTCTGCAGGCACTGCAGGCGCCGAGCCGACCTCGGGCATCCACCGACAGGAGTGCGCATCAT
This DNA window, taken from Acidobacteriota bacterium, encodes the following:
- a CDS encoding aconitate hydratase, with translation MPTIETTPDFVQSVYDTTRDRLEVVKKRLGRPMTLAEKVLFGHLADADAELDRGKAYLQLRPDRVAMQDATAQMALLQFMLSGKDTTAVPSTVHCDHLIQARSGAEEDVEAAIDRNREVYDFLQSASARYGIGFWKPGSGIIHQVVLENYAFPGGMMIGTDSHTPNAGGLGMIAVGVGGADAVDVMAGFNWEVLQPEIVGVKLTGSLKGWASPKDVILKLLGILTVKGGTNRIIEYFGPGTQSISTTGKGTITNMGAELGATTSIFPYDSRAKTYLDATQRARIATLAEANKDLLTADPEVAADPDGFFDLVIEIDLDTLEPHIVGPFSPDLARPVSQMAADVREHGYPDTLTAGLIGSCTNSSYEDLTRAADVAQQALDAGAQIKTALWVTPGSEQIEATIERDGQMATLDRLGAKVLANACGPCIGQWHREDIEDGTVNSIISSFNRNFAKRNDGNPQTNSFLTSPEIVVAYALAGNLTTNPLTEELSAPDGGTYRLRAPAPAPEVPEDGFVFKAEGYLAPPEDRASVEVKVREGSERLELLEPFPAWDGEDYEKMPVLLKARGKCTTDHISQAGPWLRFRGHLDNISDNLFLGAINSFTDDPGYGVDIETGETKQLPKLARDYKERGIRWVAIGDENYGEGSSREHAAMEPRHMAGTAIIARSFARIAETNLKKQGMLPLRFADPADYEKILVDDRLSLTGLSGISPGKPITAVLHHADGTEESFLLEHSLNEEQVEWFKAGSALNVLRNK